The segment TGATCGGCGTCGATACCAATGTGCTCTTGCGTCTCGTGGTGGACGATGAACCACAGCAGATCAGGGCCGCACGCGCTTTCTTTGCCCAGCGTACGTCAGACGAACCCGCCTATATTGGTCTGGTCGTCATGGCCGAATTCACCTGGTTACTGCGCAAGCGCTACGGCTACAGTAAGGACCAGATTTCGGACACGGTGCTTGGTCTGCTTGAGAGCGTTGATTTGGTGATTGAAAGACCTGACTTGATAGAAGAAGCAGCCATCCATTCGCGACAGCCAAGAGTTGATTTTGCGGACATACTTGTTGCCCGCTTGGCGCTGGAGCGTGGCTGCGTCACCACCGTCACCTTCGACAAAGACGCTGCCAAACGTGTTCCCGGAATGGAATTGCTCGCGTGACTGACCTGACCTCTCCCGAAGCCGGCCGCGATGACAGCCTCGATGTTTCCCTGCGCCCGTCGGGCTTTTCCGAGTTTGTCGGGCAGGCGGCTGCGCGGGCAAATCTGGAAGTCTTTATTCAGGCCGCAAAGCAACGTGGCGCCGCGCTGGACCATGTGTTGTTCGTCGGTCCGCCGGGCTTGGGCAAGACGACATTGGCGCAGATCATTTCGCGTGAATTGGGCGTGGGCTTTCGGGCCACATCGGGTCCGGTGATTGCCAAGGCGGGTGATCTGGCGGCGCTTCTGACCAATCTCGAAGAACGAGACGTCTTGTTCATCGACG is part of the uncultured Devosia sp. genome and harbors:
- a CDS encoding type II toxin-antitoxin system VapC family toxin produces the protein MIGVDTNVLLRLVVDDEPQQIRAARAFFAQRTSDEPAYIGLVVMAEFTWLLRKRYGYSKDQISDTVLGLLESVDLVIERPDLIEEAAIHSRQPRVDFADILVARLALERGCVTTVTFDKDAAKRVPGMELLA